The following are encoded together in the Pseudoalteromonas shioyasakiensis genome:
- a CDS encoding S10 family peptidase — MKLVSFIGLSVTALTLTFSTPSFADNGRRIDVDSKVVTEHKARINGERFSYTATTGTQPVWNEQGDAVATLQYTYYTRDKVDDRTKRPLVFSFNGGPGSASVWMHLAYTGPRVLKIDDEGYPVQPYGVKDNPYSILDVADIVYINPVNTGYSRVLENEKGELPSKSDQQKMFFGVNADIKYLAEWLNTFVSRNERWRSPKFLIGESYGTTRVSGLAHELQNRQWMYINGVILVSPTEIGIKREGPVEAANRLPYFAATAWYHKALSADLQAKDLDELLPEVEQFTVNKFLPAIAKGGFLPADEKRAIIKQAAKYAGLSEKFVEQNNLDIPNNFFWKELLRERGQTVGRLDSRYLGIDKRDAGESPDYWAELTSWLHSFTPAINYYLREELNYKTDIKYNLFGNVHPWDRSGNNTGENLRLAMAQNPYLNVMIQSGYYDGATNYFDAKYTMWQLDPSGKMKDRLSFKGYRSGHMMYLRHADLESSNNDLRDFILKSLPAEGKAAKY; from the coding sequence ATGAAACTAGTTAGTTTTATTGGCTTGTCAGTGACAGCACTAACACTGACCTTCAGTACTCCAAGCTTTGCTGATAATGGACGTCGTATTGACGTTGACAGCAAAGTGGTAACAGAGCACAAAGCCCGCATTAATGGTGAGCGCTTTTCATATACCGCAACCACAGGCACACAACCAGTTTGGAATGAGCAAGGCGATGCCGTTGCAACGCTGCAATATACTTATTATACCCGCGATAAAGTAGACGATAGAACAAAACGTCCTTTAGTTTTTTCGTTTAATGGTGGCCCAGGTTCTGCGTCAGTATGGATGCACCTTGCCTATACTGGACCACGTGTATTAAAAATTGATGACGAAGGTTACCCTGTTCAACCTTATGGCGTAAAAGATAACCCTTACTCAATTTTAGACGTGGCTGATATTGTTTATATCAACCCAGTTAACACCGGTTACTCGCGCGTTCTTGAAAACGAAAAAGGTGAGTTGCCAAGTAAGTCAGACCAACAAAAAATGTTCTTTGGTGTTAACGCTGACATCAAATACCTAGCTGAATGGTTAAATACCTTTGTTTCTCGCAACGAGCGCTGGCGTTCACCTAAGTTCTTAATTGGTGAGAGCTATGGTACGACTCGTGTTTCTGGTCTTGCTCACGAATTACAAAATCGCCAATGGATGTATATCAACGGCGTTATTCTAGTATCACCAACTGAAATTGGTATTAAACGTGAAGGCCCTGTAGAAGCTGCTAACCGCCTGCCTTACTTTGCAGCAACCGCTTGGTACCACAAAGCCCTTAGCGCAGACTTACAGGCAAAAGACTTAGACGAGTTACTTCCTGAAGTTGAACAGTTCACCGTGAATAAGTTCTTACCTGCAATTGCTAAAGGTGGTTTTTTACCTGCTGATGAAAAACGTGCCATCATCAAGCAAGCAGCAAAATACGCAGGTTTATCTGAAAAGTTTGTTGAGCAAAATAACCTTGATATTCCAAATAACTTCTTCTGGAAAGAGCTATTACGTGAGCGCGGCCAAACTGTGGGCCGTTTAGATTCTCGTTACCTAGGTATCGACAAACGTGATGCAGGTGAGTCACCTGATTACTGGGCTGAGCTTACTTCATGGTTACACTCATTCACGCCAGCGATTAACTATTACCTACGTGAAGAGCTTAACTACAAAACCGATATCAAATATAACCTATTTGGTAATGTTCACCCTTGGGATCGCTCAGGCAACAACACAGGTGAAAACTTACGTTTAGCAATGGCACAAAACCCATACTTAAACGTGATGATTCAATCTGGCTACTACGACGGTGCAACAAACTACTTTGATGCTAAATACACAATGTGGCAATTAGATCCAAGTGGCAAAATGAAAGATCGCTTAAGCTTTAAAGGCTATCGCAGTGGTCACATGATGTATTTACGTCATGCTGATTTAGAGTCATCAAATAATGACTTACGTGATTTTATCCTTAAATCACTCCCAGCCGAAGGCAAAGCAGCAAAGTACTAA
- a CDS encoding 5-formyltetrahydrofolate cyclo-ligase gives MSNTRAEIRQSIRKKRNSLTIEQQKNAAIALKVNFTQHLKSLKTPKIAHIGIYFSNDGELDTSLLIKELWIQDQHLYLPIIHPFNGTTLYFQRYEENSPMTANRYGILEPKLNCSQICPLDKLDILLMPLVAFDDQGNRLGMGGGFYDKTLARYYQENWQKPILIGLAHQCQHVLALPIESWDVPLKHIITPEKIYQW, from the coding sequence ATGAGCAACACACGAGCAGAAATCAGACAATCTATTCGAAAAAAGCGCAATTCACTGACTATTGAACAACAAAAAAATGCAGCAATTGCGCTAAAAGTGAATTTTACTCAACACCTAAAATCGCTAAAAACACCTAAAATCGCCCATATTGGCATTTATTTCAGCAATGATGGCGAATTAGACACTTCATTGTTAATTAAAGAATTATGGATACAAGATCAGCATTTGTATCTACCTATAATCCACCCCTTCAATGGCACAACTTTATACTTTCAGAGGTATGAAGAAAATTCACCCATGACTGCAAACCGCTATGGTATCTTGGAGCCCAAGTTAAATTGCAGTCAAATATGTCCTTTAGATAAGCTTGATATTTTACTTATGCCATTAGTGGCATTTGATGATCAAGGTAACCGTTTAGGAATGGGCGGTGGGTTTTATGACAAAACGTTGGCTCGGTATTACCAAGAAAACTGGCAAAAACCGATTTTGATAGGCCTTGCCCATCAATGTCAGCATGTTTTAGCATTGCCAATTGAATCGTGGGATGTACCGTTAAAACACATTATAACCCCAGAGAAAATCTACCAATGGTAA
- the rpiA gene encoding ribose-5-phosphate isomerase RpiA has protein sequence MTQDELKKAAAWAALEFVNENTIVGVGTGSTVNHFIDALDTVKDTITGAVSSSEASTEKLKALGIEVFELNDVSSLDVYVDGADEINPHNEMIKGGGAALTREKIVSAVAKQFVCIVDESKEVTTLGAFPLPVEVIPMARSYVARELVKLGGDPVYREGVVTDNGNVILDVHNLDISNAKELELTINQIVGVVTNGLFAHRGADKVIIGTKNGPQIK, from the coding sequence ATGACGCAAGATGAATTAAAAAAAGCCGCTGCCTGGGCAGCACTTGAGTTTGTAAATGAAAATACCATTGTTGGTGTAGGTACAGGCTCTACAGTGAATCACTTTATTGATGCACTTGATACTGTAAAAGACACCATTACTGGTGCGGTTTCAAGCTCTGAGGCTTCAACTGAAAAGTTAAAAGCGCTGGGTATTGAAGTATTCGAACTAAACGATGTATCAAGCCTTGATGTGTATGTTGATGGCGCAGACGAAATCAACCCACACAATGAGATGATCAAAGGCGGTGGTGCAGCACTGACACGCGAGAAAATCGTTTCAGCGGTAGCAAAACAATTTGTTTGTATTGTTGATGAATCTAAAGAAGTTACAACATTAGGCGCATTTCCACTACCGGTTGAAGTGATCCCAATGGCACGCAGCTATGTAGCGCGTGAACTAGTAAAACTAGGCGGTGACCCTGTTTACCGTGAAGGTGTTGTAACAGATAACGGTAACGTCATTTTAGACGTGCACAATTTAGATATCAGCAACGCCAAAGAATTAGAACTAACAATCAACCAGATTGTTGGTGTAGTAACAAACGGCTTATTTGCCCATCGCGGCGCAGATAAAGTCATTATCGGCACCAAAAATGGGCCGCAAATCAAGTAA
- the serA gene encoding phosphoglycerate dehydrogenase, with translation MSKVSLAKDKIKILLLEGVHQSAVETLKRNGYSNIDYVKTSLPEDELIERIKDVHFVGLRSRTHINEAVLEAAEKLVAIGCFCIGTNQVDLQGARERGIAVFNAPFSNTRSVAELVLGEILLLLRGIPERNALAHRGGWLKSANGSFEARGKTLGIIGYGHIGTQLGIMAENIGMNVEFYDIEDKLTLGNATQVHNLTQLLQRADVISLHVPETPQTKNLIGMAELEVMKQGAILINASRGTVVDIDALAESLRDKKLSGAAIDVFPVEPKSNDEEFVSPLREFDNVILTPHIGGSTQEAQENIGIEVAGKLAKYSDNGSTITAVNFPEVSLPELANRSRLLHVHHNRPGVLTQINQAFAQHGINIAAQYLQTDEAIGYVVIDVDTDQSEVALKELSAVEGTIRARILH, from the coding sequence ATGAGTAAGGTATCGTTAGCAAAAGACAAAATTAAAATTCTCTTGCTGGAAGGCGTGCACCAAAGTGCTGTAGAAACGCTTAAGCGTAATGGCTACAGTAATATTGATTACGTAAAAACATCCTTACCTGAAGACGAGCTCATTGAGCGCATTAAAGATGTGCACTTTGTAGGCCTTCGTTCTCGCACTCATATTAATGAAGCGGTATTAGAAGCAGCTGAAAAGCTAGTCGCAATCGGCTGCTTCTGTATCGGTACTAACCAAGTCGACCTGCAAGGTGCTCGTGAGCGTGGTATTGCGGTATTTAACGCACCATTTTCAAACACTCGCTCTGTTGCAGAGTTAGTACTTGGTGAAATCTTATTATTACTTCGTGGTATTCCAGAGCGTAATGCCCTAGCACACCGCGGTGGTTGGTTAAAATCAGCTAATGGTTCATTTGAAGCACGTGGTAAAACGTTAGGTATTATTGGTTACGGCCACATTGGTACACAGCTAGGTATCATGGCTGAAAATATCGGTATGAACGTTGAGTTTTACGATATCGAAGACAAACTAACACTGGGTAATGCAACGCAAGTTCATAACCTAACTCAGTTACTACAACGTGCTGACGTTATTAGCTTACACGTACCAGAAACACCGCAAACGAAGAACTTAATCGGTATGGCTGAGCTTGAAGTGATGAAGCAAGGTGCCATCTTGATCAATGCTTCTCGCGGTACTGTTGTTGATATTGACGCTCTAGCAGAATCACTTCGTGATAAAAAACTGAGCGGCGCTGCAATCGACGTGTTCCCTGTAGAACCAAAATCAAATGATGAAGAGTTCGTATCACCGCTGCGCGAGTTCGATAACGTGATTCTGACTCCGCATATTGGTGGTTCAACACAAGAAGCACAAGAAAATATCGGTATTGAAGTAGCAGGCAAACTTGCTAAGTACTCAGATAATGGTTCAACCATTACGGCGGTTAACTTCCCTGAAGTATCACTGCCTGAGCTTGCAAACCGCAGCCGCTTATTACACGTGCACCACAACCGCCCAGGTGTTCTAACGCAAATTAACCAAGCGTTTGCTCAGCACGGCATTAATATCGCAGCCCAGTACTTACAAACTGACGAAGCGATTGGTTACGTAGTAATTGATGTAGATACAGACCAATCAGAAGTCGCTCTTAAAGAGCTAAGTGCTGTTGAAGGTACAATCAGAGCACGTATCCTTCACTAA
- a CDS encoding HigA family addiction module antitoxin, whose product MTMHNPPHPGEFISDVYMEPFGYSCRFVAKQLDVSPSTLNRVLKGQSSITPEMALRLSKALGRSPESWLSMQDNYNLWQAKQNVNLTKVHPISFAVA is encoded by the coding sequence ATGACTATGCATAATCCACCGCATCCGGGTGAATTTATTTCCGATGTATATATGGAGCCTTTCGGTTACAGCTGTAGATTTGTCGCGAAACAGTTGGATGTCTCACCTTCAACTCTTAACAGAGTCCTTAAGGGGCAGAGCTCTATTACTCCTGAAATGGCATTAAGATTATCTAAGGCTTTGGGTAGAAGCCCTGAAAGTTGGCTATCGATGCAGGATAATTACAATCTTTGGCAAGCTAAACAAAACGTTAACCTTACCAAGGTACACCCTATTAGTTTTGCAGTAGCGTAA
- a CDS encoding ribbon-helix-helix domain-containing protein — protein sequence MQAQLASGNYASDSELLRDLIRKEQMRASEIEAIRMKLIEAEKSGLSDKSPNQMLASFKEEASKDGKS from the coding sequence ATGCAAGCACAGCTCGCTTCAGGAAATTATGCGAGTGACAGTGAGTTACTTCGAGATTTGATTAGAAAAGAGCAAATGCGAGCTTCTGAAATTGAAGCTATTCGTATGAAATTGATTGAAGCAGAAAAAAGTGGACTCTCAGATAAATCACCAAATCAAATGTTAGCTAGTTTCAAGGAAGAAGCGAGTAAGGATGGGAAGTCTTAA
- a CDS encoding mechanosensitive ion channel family protein, producing MLKIPTVSEAEKLIEEKLGGWVDIIISHIPNFIVAVIITIVFSLLARIVGSMLRKLLRRSLESSQIADLMSSIVKVIVLCVGLFVALDFLGLRGTVTSLLAGAGIVGLAIGFAFQDMTENLIAGIAMGVRKPFKTGDVIRTESVFGTVKAINLRNTLIENFYGQLILVPNKILFRNILSNYSTLGVRRIEVPVGISYADDPEQAAEVIVKRINEFDFVIKQEETAVYAESFGDSSVNLLVWFWIKYPGEADFMTVRHKAVVAVRNALSEADMTIPFPIRTLDFGIKGGEKLNAMISEKQQDKDAEAPQTDE from the coding sequence ACTCGGTGGCTGGGTTGATATCATCATAAGCCATATTCCAAACTTTATTGTCGCAGTAATTATTACTATCGTGTTTTCACTGCTGGCGCGTATTGTTGGATCAATGCTTAGAAAGCTATTACGTCGTTCGTTAGAGTCTTCGCAAATCGCTGACTTAATGTCATCGATAGTGAAGGTTATCGTGTTATGCGTAGGCTTATTTGTAGCCCTAGATTTCTTGGGCCTCAGAGGCACGGTCACCTCATTACTAGCTGGTGCTGGTATTGTTGGTCTTGCGATTGGTTTTGCCTTTCAGGATATGACAGAGAACCTTATAGCGGGTATTGCTATGGGTGTTCGCAAACCATTTAAAACAGGAGATGTAATCCGCACCGAAAGCGTGTTCGGTACCGTTAAGGCGATTAACCTAAGAAACACCCTCATTGAGAACTTTTATGGGCAACTTATCTTAGTGCCTAACAAGATTCTATTTAGAAATATACTCAGTAACTACAGTACCTTAGGTGTGCGTCGTATCGAAGTGCCTGTGGGTATTTCGTATGCTGACGATCCAGAACAAGCCGCTGAGGTAATTGTTAAAAGAATCAATGAGTTTGATTTTGTGATTAAACAAGAAGAAACCGCCGTTTACGCCGAAAGCTTTGGTGATAGCAGCGTTAACTTACTGGTTTGGTTTTGGATTAAATACCCCGGCGAAGCGGATTTCATGACCGTTCGTCACAAGGCTGTTGTGGCAGTTAGAAACGCCCTAAGCGAAGCTGACATGACCATCCCGTTCCCAATCCGCACGTTAGATTTTGGCATCAAAGGCGGCGAGAAATTAAACGCTATGATAAGCGAAAAACAGCAAGATAAAGACGCTGAGGCACCACAAACTGATGAGTAA